A segment of the Lycium ferocissimum isolate CSIRO_LF1 chromosome 5, AGI_CSIRO_Lferr_CH_V1, whole genome shotgun sequence genome:
ACATGCGTAGACTACATAATTCTTCGTGCGATTTGCACGAATATGATTATTTTGCGCCGTTATTTAATTTTCTGACTTCTTTAAATTAAGTTgtgcaaaaataaattttgggtCAGAACTCAGAAGTTTAAGTTTATTTCTTGGCAGACTGCCATAAAACttggggcaatttgcaggattgcccttcgctggggtggtctttaatttttacccctcaaatttgtggtcttttaACTTTTGTCAAATTTTGCCTTTTGCGCCAGATTTGCGAAattttgccttgcgatttttatttttttttaaactgagATAGGGTTCGAAATCCccaacctcggggtattaggcgaagagCAAAACTTAAAAACCATTAATTTGAagtgcaaaatttaaagaccaccccaattgaagggcaatccgcgcaagaAAAAGTAAAACTTGCATGGCCATAACTGATAGCAGATCTCACCAAAAGTTTAGCACCAAATGTCCTAACGGATCACTAGGAGTTTTTGATGAACAGGCTAACCACAAATCCTAATAAATCACCAACAGTTTAGTACAATTTGTTTCATAGCTCTAAAATGAATTATTCATAAATTCTGGTGGATCACCATGTTGGAACTAACTATTAACAATTTCCGTCAGATCATCATTAGCTACTGAGAAAGTTTACCACACGTTTTTGCTTCAAAAGTGATCCAACCTTCAAATGATTCCGGATTTGATATCTAATATTTTAATACCAATCTTAACAATTCTCAAGTGTTAGATTTAGTCCAAACCTTCAAAATCATTAGACCACTTTGTCTTCTTCAATAGTCAAACtcatcaaaatataaaaatgatattttcaaatatattcaACTACAACAACCACAGATAAGCAAcaaatctttaattttctaTTGCACAAATAAAAAAGATGGAAAACATGATAAAAGAAAAAGCTATTTAAATTTCAACTATTAATAATATCATGTAAAAtgcaagagaaagagagagtggTTTATGTACTAGAGATTTGTTGCCTGAAATAACAAAAATCTTAATTCGGccatttggaaaaaaaaagagttacttataaggtgttggatactcttaatgatgtgaggcgcTTTTAGTAAAAATACGCGAACTTTAaaacggacaatatcacatcatgttaagagtttCTTTGGGCCGTTTTGCCTAACAACTAGTATCAGAGCCAATGATTTGGCGGGACGAGTATGAAGATAGCAGAGTGTGGCGTGGGGACCggcttagtgcctttgcccGTCTATGGGCCGGTAAACGACCTTTACCTATAACTTTGAAAACGCATATACAGCCTTTGGGCTTCGATAACCATAAATACTCTGACAATGTGGGTGGCACACAGACATGTTCAATCTCTAACCTGTGAGTTATGGTAATGAGCCATATGGAACGTAGTTCGAGGGGAGATTGTTAGGTGTGCGAagaaagtaccacattggtaagaaattttaaaaaaaagcctACTTATAAGTTGTTAGATACTCTTGATGTGGCTTTTTAAAACCGCTAACTTAAGCTTAAAAGTTAatgacaatatcacatcatgttaagagtatttttTGACCGTTTAGCCCAACAAGATTCGCTTACTCGTAAGTTTCAAGGAAATGAAGTTAAAAAGACTTGTTTTGGGCAATCACATCAACCAGTCGATTGCTATTGAATTTAAGTGAAAAGTGGTCctgttattttttttgtttcttctatTCTATTTGGGATTTCGGCTGACTCAGATCAACCTTTGTTTGAAAAGTATTTATTTCAACATATCCACAAAAACATGATCTGCTCAAACTGCTTAAGTTTGGGCGAGTTATGAACCGTCTATTTATTAATTCAGTCTATTTGATCTTTaccaattcaattcaactaaAAGTTGAGTTGATATGTAGTCTAAATTAATCAATAAAAAATATTGTAACTGCATTTTTAAAGAAACTCTCATTGAACGAGTTACTAACTCACCTATTTATGAACTTGTTTATTTTGACATGCACAAACACAATTCACCCGCCCATTTGACCCGTAGATGctaacataacataactatGGAGGAATAAGCATAGCGTGTCTAACAAGGCCTTATGTTACTACACGTGTCATTACAATAAGTATAAGATAACGACACAAAATGGCCCAAGACAGAAATATCTATagtcatttgcacgattatccttcaaaggcactgatCTTTAATGTTTGTCCCTCCAATTGAtggttttaatttttggtcTTTACCTAATATTTCAAGGTCTTGGGTTCAAACCCTggctaaattaaaaaaaaaaaaaaattgcaaggcagagtttcgtagcaaagttaggccttaaggcagtgTTTTGCAAATTCTaactgagtaaaaaaaaaaaaattgccttaatgcaaacctctaccttaaggtagagttttgccttttctgccttaaggtagaatttgcAGTCAAACTCTATCTGATCATGGCAAAGTTTCTATCTGATCATGGCAAAGTTTCAAACTTTGCCTGtcaggcagagtttcaaactgTGCCTTAAGACAGAGTTACTCCACCTCAAGGTAGCAAAACGCTGCTTGATCACGTAGAGTTTGAGGCAAAACTTtgtcttgcgaatccaaactctatcttcgattttttttaaaatttttaactaACAAGGGTTTGAACCGGGAACCAAAGAGTTTTTagagaaggacaaaaattaaagaccaatttgcagggcaaaaattaaagaccaatgtcTTTGAAGGCCATTTCGCacacaaaaaatgaaatctATAAAAGGAGGAAACCCAAATGAGGGCTATGGCCCAGCATCACAATTCACAAACCATAGGCCCTGACAATGAACAACATagtgaaaattcaaaaattaacaCTTTTTAGTacctatatttaaaaaataaccacTAACTATCATGAAGTTTCAGATTTTATGAGGAAATGAGATCTCTCgccctcttacaatttgaatagtaAAAAAATGGCCTTTTTCAGACCTCTTATGTGttaaaaatgaagatttcttgtaaaaatgtcataaaactaaaaaaaaagtttctataggactaaaaaataatttctccctCATCGGGTGAAATTTCAGAACATTGTCCTGAAGTTTCActtatgaaatttaaaattcGATGACGGTGATATTTCTTAAAGGCACAAGATCCTAAAAATGACCAGcaaaccctatttcatcgaacaacatcaatagatcaGGAGCATGGCCGAATAGCTTAACCATATGTTTCGACAAGAAACGACATCTACTATACAAAAGATGTTTATAGATAATCCTCTACAAAATATGCTATAGGTAATCTCCAGATTCCAAATAAGGCAATTTGAAGGCAATTTACTTGTAACAACATATAAAATCAGTAATATCTAAACTTTATTTACACTGATTAGTtaaattcaattgttaataATAAGTCTAATTAGATAAGCTAAAAAGTAAGAGAGTAAATTACTTACTATAAGAAACTAAAACATACGAATATGCAAAACTCGGATGATGCATATAAGTTAAATCCAACTAAATATAATATCATATTCTAATATTATAATCAAACTGTATTTACGATTTGGGtcaaaagggaaattttttggTAACCATAGTTGAAGAGACCGCGTTGAGTTGAAAGCCTAATGGTTAAAGAATCTTTGCCTTTTTGAATGGTTGTTGGAACATTTATCAATGCAAAGTCTTTCTACaaactaattaaataattaCAACTTCTACATTTTTGTCTCTATAGTAATTGTCAATAATCGAACTTAGCAAAGAAGACCATGGAATAGTCTTAGTAgcattaagttatatatattatcaatGTAAAAAACATTTTATACTATGAGGTcacaaaaagaatatttatggTGTCGCacataaaaaaattctttaagcGCTCCAAGTTATTTGAAGAAGTAGGCAATTAAACATAACCAACATAGCAACATATTATAAAACACAATTCAAATATAATACTACAACTTCCGTTcgcaaattttcatttttcaaaatatatttataattgcCTAAAATATTATTACTAAAGATAGAAATAATATATTACTATTACTTATTGTAGTCGCAAACGTAGTGTTGACTAGCAAACTGGTCTAGTTGAACTTCATTTATGGAGAAGATCATTGATTCCATTCTCTGCAACCTAAATTTTATAGTCGAATTGACTACTGAAGCCTCTACAAGATGTAAAATGATGTTTTAAGGATATTCAAATTGGTGACCTTAAAAATAAAAGCGATGCATCCAACTAGTGAACTAATGTCTAATAGTTGTTGACTATCAAGTTTCAAGCTTTGATATGTATAGAAGTATTAATAATGTATCCATATATACAGAATAAAAATTTCAGAATGAAGCTGTGTTTCGTGACATCACTTCCATTAAGGCAGCTTCATCTCTAGCTATGTACAAGTAAGTcttcttaaaatattaaaatatgaaagttgtgaTATTGAATATAATAGTACATATACATGCtatataattatataagtaAAGAAAAGACATAATAATATCAGAATACTTTAGGTTGACTATGTGTCTTATTATATTGATAATAAAATAGAAAGACAAAATCTGACATCTATGGATTCCTTTGATGTTAGCTAGGATTCCAATCAATTGACGCGGTCGGGTCGAATGAATTAGGGTTTTCCATGTAGAGTAAGtgagaaaaggaaaattagtCAAGCAAAGAAATTTCTCAATACTTGACGagctttttctttgttttgaagAATGACTTTGCAAGAAATATGAAGTTCTCCTTGGCCATTTTACCTTGTAcaccacaaaaaaataaaagagaaaaagaatgatCACTTAGACTTAATCATAACAAAATCTTAATATTATTAAGATTGTTATTCATCTGCAAAGTTGATATTTTACTTCATTCACTATTTCACTTTCTCTCGATGACTACTTGACGTGGCTGCCCATCATTATTTACTACCAACAGTCTGCAGCCGCCTCCATCCAATATCATAAGCTATCACCACCGCCACCGATCACAGTAATCATCATTTACAATCATTACCACTAACTATCATTAATTACCACAACAACCAATAATCGCTATCATCAAACCATTAGCTATTTCTATCACTCATCATAATTTTCAGTTGCGGCCACCAACCATCACCATTAACCATTTATGTTAATCATTTAGTTGAGATGGTCACACAATATGTAtagtattcaaaattttaatacaATATCTTAATATTTAGATGTGTGCAATCAGATTCTGATatcttaatcttaataaaaacaaataaagccTTAGATTGACATGAATAGGTAGTAAATTTGTTTTTCCCGCTAGGaaatttttttggctgaaaaagtATTTAGACACAAACGATAGAGCCTCTTGTGGCAAGCTTCTAGGAATCAACAGTGAATTTCTTTCTTAATTATGCTAAAAATAGTACCAGTTTATATAAATGCTGGATTAGCAGATGGTTTTAACTCGTCTCTCTATCTTTTAGGAAGgatttatgcatacaaaaaaACCCAGGGTTTTGAGTATAATTACTAGGACAAATATACATTTCTATGGCAAAATTCCAATTTAAAAGTTCTATGACAAAATTACACACAGAGTAGAACTAGGTTTTCGTATTTCATAGATGAATAAGAGATTGAGGCTAGGTGATCCTTTTCCGAGAGGTTCCACTATATACATATAGCTGGTTATTTGTTTGGTGCATTGAAAACATAGGATGAAACAAAATCACtcattcaaaaatatttatacttaaAACTGTCATATTAGGAGTGAAGGTTAGAAATGATAAATAAATAGTTTCAGAGTTGTCTAGATCATGAAGACATATCATCTTTTAAGAAATCGGGGTACTAGGATCACAAAATTAAAGTATGACATCTTTGACGAAATAATGCACTTGATGATGTGGCCTAATGGTTAATGAAATGATTGTAAACCTTAAAAATCAGCGTTTAAATCTCcataaagattaaaaaaaaaatactagctaggttgttctttaatttttttttttttccatttgtcTATATATCATGAATAGAATTACTCGATGCTTGTGCCGGTGTGAATAATATTAAAGTGAGCTTATGGTCCGACTTAATTATTTGGAATATCAACGTATAAAATTAATCTCTCAAAGGAATGAGGGGTGAAAATAAGAAATCACAGATTGTTTGACTCTCTTTTTTTAGCATACGAATAGATTAATGTTGACTTTAATCTCACTTTTTTCCAGTTTCTTGGTTAAATAAGTTATGAAAATGAGATCGtgactttgaatttttttttaaaaaagtaatggaaaaaatttcaaataattctCTAACTTTTTATTATGTAAAagattaaaatattattaagatTAATAACTAATTtgcatcataaaaaaaaatacaaggtGATTCTAGACATCATGTCCTTCGATGCATGGTAATATTATTATCCACTCTTGAACTAATACTATCAGTTAAGATTTATCTAACAAAAGTAATTCCTAATTTATCCGTCTTTATAGCATTATATATAGGCCAACACAGGAGGAACTACCAGATACAAGGGCAAGCTACGCACGCTAATGGATGGTCAGTTGAATACctcttgacttgaaaattatgcaatgtatatatgtacaaatattattgatttttatacatgtccccacacacacaaatatatttatataaatttggaagacTCTTAGTGAAATTTCTGATTTCACCGTTGGCTAGATAAAGAAAACATTCTCAAAAAATTTCTAggttcactacaaaaaaaaaaagggtaatttgcggaggttgaaagttgcaatttatGGGGGTTTTAACCTCCGCTATTTGCTAAAGGAGGCTAAAACCTCCGCGAATTGTAACTTCCGCAAGTTACCTTTTTTGGTAGTGTACGTTATTCATTCATTTGCTAGTCAAagtgaaaagaagaaaaaaaatgtataaaactTTGAAGTAGAATTTGTAGAAATTGCTTGACTAAAGCCAccattttattcttaaaataaATGTACATGTACTCAATACATACAGTACTACTCGGAAAGAAGGAAATTGTAGTAAGGTTTCCTTCTTGTTCACACACGTCGTGGAAATTTCTAAGTCTATCTtgaacccttctttcattatcTCACTCGTTTTAATTTTACTCCTTTCCTTCTCCTTGCCTCTCaacccaacccccccccccccccccacacacccCCCCCACCCCTTCTCCCAACCCCCAAAAAACCctattttttctctcattttaaATCTATAAATACTAAGCTACAATAAAACATGACATGCACAAAGGAAAAAATCATCaagaaacctagagagagagagtaatGATTAATGAgtgagtgagagagagagagagcgcttcaaaatacaaaaaacaaaattggaGATTGTTTTGTAAAAATGGAGAATATGTATGATAATAATATGGTACCACCAGGATATAGGTTTTATCCAACAGAAGAAGAATTGGTGGAATTTTATCTGAGAAATAAgcttgaaggaaaaaaaaacgaTGACATTCAACGTGTTATACCAGTTATTAATATTTATCATCACAATCCATCTGAACTTCCAGGTTCGTATTTTTGCCCTCATGATAAATTTttcttcatcctttttttttttttaggtaaataaaaaattgtgtGCATGATTTCATACTATCGAGTACCTAAGACCCTAAACCCTATCAAGTAGGACAAGGGAACAGCTGATAGTTGatgtgtgttttaatacatagatggtaTAGTTCATGGAGGAAAAAGGAACACCTGATAGTTGGGGTGTGAAACTTGCAAAAAAGTGATAGCTcaagtgtgtttttgaccattaactcaATAAATATAAGTGTGTAATAGAAACCTATGAATTTAATTTCCCACGGAATTTGCGTCAAAATCCATGGAAATGAACTAGCTTGTAGGAAATTGTTTCCCATAGATTTCCGCCGTAAAACCCAGATTATTCACGACGTTGTGACAGAATTATCCGTGGGAAAATTTGCGGATTTCTAGTAACAAAttaagcttttaaatgagatgtTCATACACTTCAACGGACAAATATCTATAATTTTATATCATAGTACTCTTTTTCTTAACCCTTCTTCCTCTAATTAAATGTGATTCTTGAAAAGCAGAAATGGCAGGAGAAGTCATAAAACGTGACACTGAGCAATGGTTTTTCTTCATTCCAATTCAAGATAGGGAAGCTAGAGGAGGGAGACCTACTAGACTTACAACACAAGGATATTGGAAAGCTACTGGTACTCCTGGATATGTATATtcatcaaataataaaattattggaggCAAAAGAACAATGGTTTTCTATAAAGGAAGAGCTCCAAATGGGAAGAAGACACAGTGGAAGATGAATGAGTATAAAGCCAGTGTTGGAGAAGCTTCAGTAGCCAATAATGTTTCAAATTTAAAGGTCAGTTTTACAACTCTACAAAATTAGAGTTCTATTTTAAAACTAATTAGTTGTTGTACTTCTAGGTTTTCATCACGAGTTTAACTTTTCTATACGAACCACCAAACAATTCATGCAGTGGGATTAATAGAATTCCTCCAACCTTAATTAGAGGTCTCGGATTTGAGTTTTGGATAGAAAAAAATGTCCTGGTTTGAGAGCTTTGCCTTGAAGGCACCTTACACGATGTGAATTCGGATTAATCGGGACTCCAGGTATCGGACAATTAACgagtgaaatttttttaaaaattgtatacACCAGTCATGTGGGAAAAATTATACTATCACGTGTCACCTAAAAGATAACAACGAAAATTGCTCATAATAAGTGAAACTAGTTGTTGAGACATAATTAACTAAATAAAAGTGTGGTTTCTCTAACGAGTGTTACcaccttgagaaaaaaaaatactagaaaTGACAAtcatgttggatatctattcttgcTTTTGTACAGGTTTAGactgaaaatacataacttagttttatttttctttaatgttTAGTGATCATGTCATTAATATACTTATTAGCCATACTTgttttagcatgacttaataCTTTTAGCTTATGATCACATTATGACTTATTAATTAGTAGTAATGTTTGTTTTATGTgatttcattatctttttttgttgaatatttcaatacaatgtcatcactcacATCTCgcattttatgtttttttttttttaagaaacatcTTAGATAGTtatatcttactaggactaaagaaatatttgaagcataagttatatgttttgtatgaagaatCTACCGATTGAATACCCTCGAAAAAACCCTTGAAACCCTGAGATTGAAAACTCGACTTTTGTTAGTTTGCTTTATAGATTTAAAACTTGACATAATCAATTTGATTTGGTATTTACAAAACCCCAACCAACTAGGCCAGTACATAATTGTAGCTTATTAATCATTTATTTAGACAAATGCCCTGAATTTAGTAGATGTTAAATAGGCATTCCTTCTATCCTAATTTATATGACGATATTTATTGGGAATAGAACTTAAGGGGATTAAGATGTATAATCTAACATATAGATATTCATATAGCTATAAAATATTTGTTAAaggtaaaatgaaaattttaaattaaactattttTCATTTGACATTTTATTTGAAGCAGACTAATTAGAAAGGTATGTATTTTTAACACGCTCTCTTAACTATCAAATTCTTTGTTTTCATGTCCAAGCACATGGAATCGATCCGATCAAGGATCTCTGTCTGCTCTGAtacctttatttattaattaattatatccGCGACAAGTATGACACATGGGACCTAGGAAAATTATtgattgtttgaattgtcaactttatATATGGAAAAAAACAAAGAGTTATATGGAGTATTTGATTGTTTTTTACTAGGTATCATTTAGTGTTTGGCATATGCTTCTTCATGATTATCTTCTTTTGCTTCAACTATTGGTTAGAATATATTGATAATAGACAATACATGatattaacaaataaaattgtTTAGCTCACCACGCATGAAAAATAGGACTACACACGTGATTTGTAGGTTATTCTTCCTCATCTTATTTTAAAGATTTGATGTATATTTCATAATTGTTAACTCTCAATTAAATTCATATATTGCAGAAGTATTGATTTCCTTGAAAAGTTATATATGTTTCTTTTGTGGTTCCTTCCTTTCTTCGTGTatgttttaataaattttacaaTGTCATGATTATAACATTGTCATTTTCTCGAGAGAGACACCACATCATGCACCATTAATAATTACAGTAACTTTCAGACATAAAACGTACAAAGGGACCAGTTTTTTCTCTTCTATATTTGAAGTTAACTTATGTAAAAATCTTTTTATACGATTAGTATAGCTAGTCCTATTATAGTATATATCGGTTATCAACTTTATCGAGTTACtcatttattttttgtcataGAGATTTGGCCGTAATGATCTTATAAGTAACAtaattgtgtaaatattttttgcacCATCGAAGCATACAACAtaaacaatttaaattttttatataagttaTGTACATGACtacaagaaaacatggaattAGCGATGGACAAATTTTCGTAGCTAAACAGCAAAATCCCATGCTAATCTCATTTAGCTACGGATTAGCGAcgaattataagaaaattatttagCGAGGAGCTATTTAGCGAAGGATTAGCTAGGGATTACCGACAAATACCGTAGCTAATTCCATTTTCCCTTGTAGCATGCACTGTAAAGGTTTTTTACACACTTGCTGTGGGTGCTAACATGTGATAGCACGTGACTCACCGCCCGGTTATACTAGATTACCAATTAATGTTTATCAAGATATATACTTGTAATTACTTATTAAGTGACGTAACTTGGTAAATATATAATGTTTATCAAgatatatatttgtaattaCTTATTAAGTGACGTAATTGGGTAAATATA
Coding sequences within it:
- the LOC132058579 gene encoding NAC domain-containing protein 90-like; protein product: MENMYDNNMVPPGYRFYPTEEELVEFYLRNKLEGKKNDDIQRVIPVINIYHHNPSELPEMAGEVIKRDTEQWFFFIPIQDREARGGRPTRLTTQGYWKATGTPGYVYSSNNKIIGGKRTMVFYKGRAPNGKKTQWKMNEYKASVGEASVANNVSNLKLQHEFSLCRVYKKSKCVRAFDRRPAGSGINEGLLLPPHQPINLDHDHQAAPSTYQNNDNRIIGTSSLESSSSGEHNGENSQPVGSLDDLSENIWDFDWNYI